Part of the Schaalia odontolytica genome is shown below.
TTTTCCTGGTACTCGGCGGGAATCGGGCCGCGCTCGACGATGGAGCCGAGCGTGTCGTTGCCCTTGTCGTCCTTGGCCGGGTAGGTCAGGGCCTCCATGGTCAGCAGGTCGATGTTGCCGACGAAGTCGTTCTCGGCACCCATCGGGATCTGCATGACGATCGGGGTCGCGTGCAGGCGGTCGCGGATGGTGCCAACCGAGAAGTAGAAGTCGGCGCCCATCTTGTCCATCTTGTTGATGAAGCAGATGCGCGGGACGTCGTACTTGTCGGCCTGACGCCACACGGTCTCGGACTGGGGCTCAACGCCCTCCTTGCCGTCGAACACGGCGACAGCGCCGTCGAGGACGCGCAGGGAGCGCTCAACCTCAACGGTGAAGTCAACGTGACCGGGGGTGTCGATGATGTTGATCTGGTTACCGTTCCAGAAAGAGGTAACGGCGGCGGACGTAATCGTGATGCCGCGTTCCTTTTCCTGTTCCATCCAGTCGGTGGTCGAGGCGCCGTCGTGCGTCTCGCCGATCTTGTAGTTGATGCCCGTGTAGAACAGGATTCGTTCGGTCACGGTCGTCTTGCCGGCATCGATGTGAGCCATGATGCCAATGTTGCGGACCTTGTTGAGATCCGTCAGCACCTCTAGTGCCACGAGTGTGGTTCCTTCGTTCGAAGTAATGGGTGTGAAAGCTGCGTGAGACGAGGCCCGGTTGCCCAGGCCTCGTCTTTACATCACCAGCGGTAGTGCGCGAAGGCGCGGTTGGACTCAGCCATCTTGTGCATGTCCTCACGGCGCTTCACAGCGGCACCGAGGCCGTTGGAGGCGTCGAGGATCTCGTTGGCGAGACGCTCGGTCATGGTCTTCTCGCGGCGCTGACGCGAGAAGTCAACCAGCCAGCGCAGGGCCAGCGTCGTGGCGCGCGCGGGGCGAACCTCGACGGGGACCTGGTAGGTCGCACCGCCGACGCGGCGGGAGCGAACCTCGAGGGCCGGGCGGATGTTCTCGAGAGCGCGCTTGAGCACGGAGACGGGATCCTGCTCGGTGCGCTCGCGAACGGTTTCGAGGGCGCCGTAGACGATGCGCTCGGCGACGGTCTTCTTGCCGTCGAGGAGAACGCGGTTGACCAGCTGGGTCACGACCTTGGAGCCGTAGACCGGGTCATCGACGAGGGGGCGACGGGGAGCGGGGCCCTTACGAGGCATTACTTCTTCTCCTTCTTCGCGCCGTAACGGGAACGAGCCTGCTGACGGCCGCGGACACCCTGGGTGTCGAGCGAGCCGCGGACGATGCGGTAGCGCACGCCGGGCAGGTCCTTCACACGACCACCGCGCACAAGCACGATCGAGTGCTCCTGCAGGTTGTGGCCCTCACCGGGGATGTACGCGGTGACTTCGATGCCGGACGATAGGCGCACACGAGCGACCTTTCGCAGAGCCGAGTTCGGCTTCTTCGGCGTGGTGGTGTACACGCGGGTGCACACGCCGCGACGCTGGGGGGAGCCCTTCAGCGCGGGGGTCTTCACCTTCGCGCGCTTCGAGACACGTCCCTTGCGGACGAGCTGCTGAATGGTAGGCACTGGGTCTCCAGTTTCTTTCCGTCGGCGGCCTCCCCTCACTTCGAGGGGCGGCCCTGATTGTCAGTCTTCCGCGACTGCATGACCCCCGTGTGGGCACACGTGTCCGCTGGGGGCCGGCGCGCCATGATAACCACGAGGGTCAGAGAATGACGCCCGGAGCTCCGACGGACGGAGCCCGCTCCCGGTTTCCCGGGCACAGAGATCCCGCAGAGGCGGGAACCATCCACAAGGATAGCGGGCAGCGTCCCGATCCGTCAAAGGGGCTGCGTTGTGTTTCCCCCCTCATCAACGAGGCACGGGCCGGGTATTGTCCCTGCGCGTCCTCGTGCGCATCTACCGTTGCACGCGACTTCTTTACTCACGTGTGCCTCGAATGTGCCCGGCCTCGATCCTTGCGGAAATGCGGAGGGGCCCGCAGGCGCTTGCCTGCGGGCCCCTCCGCCACGGGTGAAGGATCCTCAGTGCCACCCGAGGGAGGCACGAGCAACGGTCAATCCCGGATCGGTCACTCTTGCGCCTTCTCGGCTCCGGCCTCGTCGATCGAAGCGGACTGCTCAACGGCGACCACGGCCTCCCCCTTGCGAGCGCGGTAGCGGCGGATCGCCACCACCTCAAGGCCGAGCAGCGCGAGGATCGCGGCGCCTGCCACCACCCAGGTGATGTACTCCCACGCGTTGCGGCTGACCTCGGGCTGGCCGTTTTCGTACATCCACGAGTTGGCGACCGTGTAGAGGATATTGTGCGATGCGCGGCGCAGAGAGCTGACGCCAGCTGCATCCTGCACGTTGACCGTAGAGATCGGCATGTCGATCGTGGCCAGCATCATGTCGCCGCCACCTCGCGTGATCTGGTCGGCGTTCTGGTAGCCGTAGCCAGCGAAGTAGTCGGTGAGGACCATGCCGCGGAAGCCCCACTCGTCGCGCAGGACGTTGTTGAGCAGTGCCGAGTTCGCACCCGCGTACTTCGTGCCGATGTAGTTGAACGCGCTCATGATTGCGTGCGCGCCGCCGTCCTTGACGCCGATTTCGAAGGGACGCAGGTAGATCTCGCGCATCGCCTGCTCGTTCGTCCAGGTCGCCAGCATGTGCGTGCGGTTGGTTTCCTGGTCGTTGAGGGCGAAGTGCTTGAGGAAGGCGTACACGCCCTTGGCCTGCGCGCCCTTGATTTCCTCGGCGACCAGCGTTCCGGCCAGGACCGGGTCCTCCGAGAAGTACTCGAAGTTACGTCCCGCGTAGGCGTAGCGGTGCGTGTTCGTGGCCGGCGCGTACCAGCCGGACACCTGCATGTCGTGCGCCATCGTGCCGATCGCGTCACCGAAGGAACGCGCGAGTTCCTTGTTGAAGGTGGCCGCTACGGACACCGCTGAGGGCAGGCCGATCGAGCCGACACCCGTGAAGTTGTTGTTCAGCGAGGCGGGGCCGTCCACGTCGGAGACGCGCAGCTTGCCGATCGAGGAGATCGCCGGGGAGCCGTAGCCGCCCTTGGAGATCAGGGTGTTCATCTCCTTGACGGTCAGCTGGTCGAGGAGCTGGTCCCACTTCGGGTCGTCGTAGTCGAGGCCCGCGAGGTCTCCCAGGACGAGGCCGTTCTTGGCACCCGTGGTGGGCATCGTCGCGGTGCTGTCGGCGTCGGCGGCTGCCGCGTCGTAGTTCGACGTCGCGAGGAACGTCGCCTTGTTCGCCTCACTCATTTCGAAGCTCGTGGGGGCTGCAGTCGCCTCCGCGAGGTTGGCGAAGCGGCCGGCGCGGGACAGGTAGGTGACGTCGCCCGCCGCGTCGTCGAAGTGGTTGGTGGCCACGACCTGGTCACCGTCGTGCGTGCTGTCGGCGGTGTTGAAGGTCTGCGTCGCATCCACCGTGTACGTCTTCTCGTCGACGACGTCGTGCGAGTTGGAGCGCGCGGAGATCCTGTAGTCGCCGGCCTCAAGCACGTAGGCCTTCGCATTCACCGAGTCGTAGGAGGCCAGCGCGTCGCGCTTCCAGGTGAGGGTCAGGGTCTGGGATTCACCGGGCTCCAGCAGCTTCGTCTTCTCAAACGTCAGCAGATTCGCGGCGGTCTTCTCGATGCCACCGTCCGAGTAGGGCGGGTTGTCATAGATCTGCACGACGTCCTTCCCGGCGACCTGGCCCGTGTTCGTCACGGTCACATCGGCGGACATGGTTCCCGTGGCCTCGTCGACCGTCATGTCGCTCATCGACTGGGAGAATGTCGTGTAGGACAGGCCGTAGCCGAAGGGATAGACGACCGCGTTCGCGTAATCGATGACTCCCTCAGCGGCGGCAGTCTCGTACCAGCGGTAGCCGACGTAGATCGAATCCGAGTAGTTGACAAAGGACGGCTGCGTCTGGGTGCCCTTGTTGAAGGGGTCGTCCTGGGCGAACTCCGTCATGTTCGTGTACTGGAAGTCGCCGAAGTTGTTGGCTGCGGGGCCCGCCTTGATGTCGCGCGCGAACGTGTCGGGGGTCTTGGCCGAGGGGTTGACCTCGCCGTCCAGGATGCGCCCCAGCGCGTTGAAGCCAACCTGGCCGCCGGGGATCGCCCACACGATCGCGTCGATCTCCGGGTCATCCTGGAGCTCGCCCAGCTGGAACGCGTTGGCGGCGTTGATGACGACGACCGTCCTGGTCGAGGTTTTCTTCGCCAGCTCGATCATGTCCTTCTCGGGACGCGTCAGCTCGAGGTAGCCCTGGCCGTCCTCGAAGTCCGCGACCTCCTCGGAGTTGTTCGTGTAGCTGAAGTACGGGTTGCTCGCCATCTCCTGGTTGACGTCGCGGGGCAGGTCAAAGCCCTCACCGCCCGAGCGGGCGATCGTCACGATCGCGGTGTCACCGAAGGCTGTGGCATTGGAGAGCAGGTCGTCGGAGTACTTGTCCCGTGTGGGTTCGGGAAGCGACCAGTCGGCCTTAAACATGCCGACCTCGGGGCGCTCGCCGCGGTAGGAGGTGTACAGGTTCGTCAGCTCATCGTTCGTGGTGAAGCCAGCGTTGTGAAGGCCGTCCAGGAGGGTCGTCGTCGGGTTGTCCTTCGACAGGGAGCCCGAGCCGGTGCCGCCGTAGATCGGGTTCGTTGAGCCCCAGCCCCACACGTTGATCGCGGATCCCTTCGCCAGCGGCAGAGCACCGTTGTCGTTCTTCAGGAGGACCATGCCCTCGTCGGAGATGTCGTTACCCAGGGCCTCGACTTGAGCCTTCGACGCGGCAGTGAGGGCGCCCGTGCCTGCGGCGAGATCCAGTACCGTCTTGAAGCCGCCGTACAGCATCGACACGATGGCCATGACGAACGCGACGAACGCCGCGACCCAGGCGGTCGAGCGCGCGAGCTTGCGGGCAGGCTTGCCCACCTTGACAACAGCGAGGGAGACGATGATGGCGAGCGCCAGCGCCACGCCGATGACGATCAAGGGAACCTTGATCGACTCAACCATCTTCCACACATCAGACCAGTTGATGGAAAGCATGTTGATTGTCCTCTTTCAGTTCCAAAGCCCTGCATCCCAGAGCGGTGCCGCGCCCTGAACCACCCCTCATCTGTCCGCATCGACACGGGTCGCCTGAGACCTGAGGGCAGTTGGGAGCCGCCACGTCCTATCCAACCCTGCTGGTTCGCAGGGGAGGTAACGGGCCGTCTGATCTGTCGGATTGTGCGCACAATCTGTCACGCGGGAGGGTGGGGTAGGCACTTCCAGCTCGACCAGTGGCGTCGCCGGAACCCGTGGCGTCGCCGAGGCCGATGGCGCGTCCTCCCAGGAGGGCACATGCCTCGTGAATCACCCTCAAACCTGCCGGATCCCCTACGAGCCGACCGCTGGGCCCTCCTACCGGCAGCGTTAACCCCCAATGCGCAGCTAAACCCACCTAGTGGAGGCTGGGCACATGCGCCCACCTGCCACTCGGTGGGTTAACGTGCGCACAGGTGGGCTCATGCGGCCACCTGATGGGCCACCACGCAAGCACAACGTCGTTGCCCTCTGCAACACCCCCCTCCCGCCTTCGAGGCAGCCGACGCTCGTTCGGGCGACAAGGCCATCCCACACGTTGTCCACAGCTGCCGCGCCCAACAGCGTTTTCCACAGGCACGGTCGGAGCATTGGATTGCTCGCGCCGTTGTCGTCTATACCATCGACATGATGATCATAGAGTCATTCCGTACGCATCGACACAGTCGACGCAACATCGTCAACGACCCGGAGGTTCTGACAATTCGGCGCGGCTACAGGATTCGGCTCCACAATGATGAGCAGGCTCCGCCCTGG
Proteins encoded:
- the rpsG gene encoding 30S ribosomal protein S7, yielding MPRKGPAPRRPLVDDPVYGSKVVTQLVNRVLLDGKKTVAERIVYGALETVRERTEQDPVSVLKRALENIRPALEVRSRRVGGATYQVPVEVRPARATTLALRWLVDFSRQRREKTMTERLANEILDASNGLGAAVKRREDMHKMAESNRAFAHYRW
- the rpsL gene encoding 30S ribosomal protein S12; amino-acid sequence: MPTIQQLVRKGRVSKRAKVKTPALKGSPQRRGVCTRVYTTTPKKPNSALRKVARVRLSSGIEVTAYIPGEGHNLQEHSIVLVRGGRVKDLPGVRYRIVRGSLDTQGVRGRQQARSRYGAKKEKK
- a CDS encoding glycoside hydrolase family 3 C-terminal domain-containing protein; its protein translation is MLSINWSDVWKMVESIKVPLIVIGVALALAIIVSLAVVKVGKPARKLARSTAWVAAFVAFVMAIVSMLYGGFKTVLDLAAGTGALTAASKAQVEALGNDISDEGMVLLKNDNGALPLAKGSAINVWGWGSTNPIYGGTGSGSLSKDNPTTTLLDGLHNAGFTTNDELTNLYTSYRGERPEVGMFKADWSLPEPTRDKYSDDLLSNATAFGDTAIVTIARSGGEGFDLPRDVNQEMASNPYFSYTNNSEEVADFEDGQGYLELTRPEKDMIELAKKTSTRTVVVINAANAFQLGELQDDPEIDAIVWAIPGGQVGFNALGRILDGEVNPSAKTPDTFARDIKAGPAANNFGDFQYTNMTEFAQDDPFNKGTQTQPSFVNYSDSIYVGYRWYETAAAEGVIDYANAVVYPFGYGLSYTTFSQSMSDMTVDEATGTMSADVTVTNTGQVAGKDVVQIYDNPPYSDGGIEKTAANLLTFEKTKLLEPGESQTLTLTWKRDALASYDSVNAKAYVLEAGDYRISARSNSHDVVDEKTYTVDATQTFNTADSTHDGDQVVATNHFDDAAGDVTYLSRAGRFANLAEATAAPTSFEMSEANKATFLATSNYDAAAADADSTATMPTTGAKNGLVLGDLAGLDYDDPKWDQLLDQLTVKEMNTLISKGGYGSPAISSIGKLRVSDVDGPASLNNNFTGVGSIGLPSAVSVAATFNKELARSFGDAIGTMAHDMQVSGWYAPATNTHRYAYAGRNFEYFSEDPVLAGTLVAEEIKGAQAKGVYAFLKHFALNDQETNRTHMLATWTNEQAMREIYLRPFEIGVKDGGAHAIMSAFNYIGTKYAGANSALLNNVLRDEWGFRGMVLTDYFAGYGYQNADQITRGGGDMMLATIDMPISTVNVQDAAGVSSLRRASHNILYTVANSWMYENGQPEVSRNAWEYITWVVAGAAILALLGLEVVAIRRYRARKGEAVVAVEQSASIDEAGAEKAQE